One Jaculus jaculus isolate mJacJac1 chromosome 4, mJacJac1.mat.Y.cur, whole genome shotgun sequence genomic window, CTTCACTTCCTCCATCCGCCCAGCACTGGATGCGATTCTGGCCCAAGAGGCCAACACTGCCTCTGGAGCAGTGGTGGTCACCACAGTGGTGCTGACTTCTTCAAAGAGACCGGGGGGTTCATCAAGGGTGGGCACATGCCCCTCATGCACAGGGGCCAATTCCAGGGGAACAGTCCCCTCAGAATACAGCTGTTGCCCAGAGCTGCTCAGGGGTGTTTCCACTTTTGGTTTTCTAGGTGATGCCTTCACCCTGGCCTCTTTTGATGTCTCAGGAATATTCAGCAAATAGGACTAGAAAATGAGAGTAATAAGAGAAAAGTGCTATCATAAATAGGGCCTCAacccttggtttaccaccaggaatagatggtcagaccctattgctgaagactccacatacttgggctgctagatcactgagaaatcctgctggagctgagctgataaccttctcatgtagaccagctgacagaaagctggaagaaaccatgctgcatgcagttcaatgggagcaagagaaatcaccagtgaagatacccaatagtggacactacaagctttatatttggccagccaggccaaatgagccaacaggtgcactAGTGGCTCGTCTGTTAttagggaaaccaaccaccctctaattggactggaggcccactccatgggagggaataaatccctgatactgaaaacttaaaacaggggtagtcatgagccctaggggtgtaacgtctgttgctgtctggctaaatgtatatactatgctcaccaaactgcccagtaagcacttctgttaatgttcatgcccatatattaattgctactctcacttttggctagagaacctctCTTGTCAGATGGTAgtaactttgggatgactcaggatgcaccatggtgctgagaagaagtgacagaggagtgctcagcactgaaatatctctatcacaccttccaaggctcagggtccattgcggaagaagtggcagaaagaatgtaggagccaaaggaagggtaggacaccttacaacgtgctcctccagacacaaattggcttggatatccatgacctcacagtgcctgacactacctacacaagaccatcataacaggaagatgatgacatcaaaataaaagagagactgattgagaggagaggggatatgatggagaatggagtttcaaaggggaaagtggggagagagagggaattaccatgggatattgtttataattatggaagatatcaataaaaaatatttaaaaataaaaaaaataggacctcaagccaggcgtggtgacgtatacctttcatcccagcactagggaggcaggaggtaggaggattactgtgagttcaaggccaccctaagacttttttgtgaactccaggtcagcctgggctggaagtgagaccctacctcagaaaacaaacaaataaataaataaataaataataaataaacaaaaacagggtGTCAAGGGTTGGGTGACAGATGATGTTGACAGCACAGTTTCAGTTAGAGAAGAAGTGATGTGGCCCAGTGATGGGAGGGCTTGCCTACCacgcacaaagtcctgggttcaatacaCAGAACTGAAACAGAAATACAACCACAATTTGTTTGAAGTGCTCATGAGCTGAGCACGGTGCACTCTGGCCTCAGCTACTCAGAAAGCTGAACCACACGTCAAGTCCTAATCTCAAAAGCAGCGCTGAGCCAGACGTGCACatccgaggccagcctggtttaacagagagttctaggccagcctaggctacccagtaagagcctatctcaaacaaacagtATACAGTCTAACATCACAGGCCTGAAAGGCCAGTTACTCACTCGGTCAGCTGACAGGGGAGGACAAGACGTTACAAGAACTACACGAAATTTAAAGCCAGTCTGGAAAATAataagatgctatctcaaaattttaaataaatagggctggagggatggcttagcagttaaagcatttgtctgcaaagtcaaaggacccaggttcaattccccaggacccacattagccagatgcacaaaaagacatatgcatctggagtttgtttgcagagcctggagcacccactctctctcatgcatgttccttctctcaaataaatgaagattctatacatatatacacacatatgaaagaattcaaggtcatcctctgctacacagcaaattccaggccagtgtggactacatgagactctgtctcaaaaaaattaataggcCTGAAGGGACGGTTCAGCAGTTATGGCtcctgcctgcaaaacttaacaaactgggttctatttcccagtttccacataaaaccagatgcacatggcatatCTGCTTGCATCcgtgaaggctctggcatgcccattctgccaatctcccttctctctctctctctctgcttgcaaataaatagataaatattattttaaagggctggagagatgtcttagcagttaaggcatttgcctgcgaagcctaaggacccaggttcaatctcccagtacccacataggccagatacacaagggggcacattgcCAACTAgggttcgtttgctgtggctagagaccttggtatgcCAAGTCTCTCCTTCActaaaagtacataaaaataatgtatttcaaaaaatctttaaaaaatatttgttaatattttatttataagaggaagaaagaggtgtGGAGGGGTAgacagagaataagcatgccagagcctccagccactgaaaatgaactccagacacatacactaccttgtgcatctggcttacgtggggactggggatcaaaactgggttcttatgtctcacaggcaagtgccttaacggttaagtcatctctccagacctaaaaaaaCTGGTAAGATAAGATGGTGCATACACTGATTAGCCATTCCACGCATGGTTAACTGCGTTGTGTCTGATAGATATTATTAGCATACTAAGATAGGCATGTTAgtgcacacctacaatcccagcagaggcagcataACTACTGCAAGCTCAAGACCACCTCCGACTATAaattgagttctaggtcagctaggGCTACATAAGAAACcctatctcgggctggagagatggctgagcggttaagcgcttgcctgtgaagcctaaggaccccagtttgaggctcggttccccaggtcccacgttagccagatgcacaagggggcgaacgcgtctggagttcgtttgcagaggctggaagccctggcgcgcccattctctctctctcgctctatctgtctttctctctgtgtctgtcgctctcaaattaattaattaattaattaattaaataattaaaaaagaaaccctatctcaaaaatcaaacagaCTGAAAACGAGGGAGCTAGGAATGGCAGCCCACATCTGCATCCCCAGCACCGAGAGGCCGAGACCAGAGGCTGCCAGgtgagatcagtctgggctattCAGGAAGATTCTACCCAGAACGAAGGAGCTGGTGTGGGGCTCATGCCTTccaccccagtgctgagaggctgaggtgagggccagcctgagattacacagtgaattccaggtcagcctgggctaaacaggACCCTACCCACCccgacaaacaaaaacaaaaccaaaaaaataataatgagaaaggaaaaacagacaaatgagataactagAACAGAATCCAAATCTTCCATTCTGCCGCTTAAAAAGACAGCTGCAAGGCAGCCTTGGTGGCACACGCGAGGGAGCGGATAGTGGGGGCACAGGCAGAAGCTGAGTGTGAGGGCACCCTGGCCTACACAGGAAAGCCCCGACCCAGCAACAAACGAATGAACAGTTACCTTTTGCTTAGGGAAGGCATACTCACACAGCCGCTTATACGCATCGACTTTctaatacaagaaagaaaaaacagctgTCAGTGAAAGTAAGGTTCCCactctccctcccctgcccccagcaGCGTGCCCGCCACGGGACCTCACCTGGCCCTTGGAGCTCAGCCTCAACTGTTGGCACCAGGCCCGCAACACATCCCTGTGGATCAGGTTGATGGGGGGCAGGACGGCAGGGAGAGGAGGAACGGGAATCTTCCTGCGCGGCTTTGGAGGTTCCTTGTCCTGTGCCTCCTCCTTCGGCTTGGCATCTGAAGACCGGAACAAAACGAGGAACAGTGGAAGTTTCAGGTGGCTTGGGAGAATGCTGAGCACACAATCActttgcctgtttgtttgtttaactatttatttatttgagaaggagaaagaggcagagagagaaagagagaatgggcctgtcccccactgcaaaccaactccagacacatgcgcccccttgtgcatctgtgggtcatggagaatcgaaccaggatcctttggctttgcaggcaaacaccttaagtgctaagccatctctccggccccactttgttttcaaatttatttttatttgagagacagggagggagaaggagagagagagagaatgggcatgccagggtcttcagccagtgcaaacaatgttccagacgcatgctccaccttgtgcatctggcttatgtgggtcctggggaatcaaacctgggtcctttggcttggcaggcaaatgccttaaccgctaagccatctctccagccatctctcatttttttccccccaaatttatctttatttgttgggttttttttgaggtatagtctcattctagctcaggctgacatggaattcactatgtagtctcagggtggcctcgaactccctgtgatccaagtgctgggattaaagacatgcaccatagACCAATGCCATGATGTACAGTCGGATGGCTAGAAAACCTCTAGAGACTCCATAGGCGTAGACAGCATGAGAGGAACTCTTCAAAGCCGGGCCTCAACACTTCCAATCCCAGTTCGATCTCTACTCCCTGCCTCACACAAGCACATCTACTCCTTGGGGACTCCTCCAGCTCATTGTGATCCCAGGGGAGTGGGCGAAGCCTTGGACTTGAGGTCATCAGCACTCAGGCGCGCCGGGTCCTCCCACCACACGTGAGGCACCAGGCCCTGGGCTTCCGCAGGCCTGCCCCGGTCGGCATCAAGGCGCGCATTCCCCATCCCCGTCGCTGCTCGGCCTTGCACTCAGTTCTGCAGAGCTTCTGCGCACAGACTGTCTGGACGCTGGGCCCCACTAGGGTTTACTGAATGAATGTACAAACTCCTACTACACACAACCACGCTAACATCTCTGGTTAAAGATGGGATTTCAGACTTAGAGCCTCAAATCAGTAAGTTCTGAAGATCAAATCCTCGACTCTAAAGCAGCAAGTGAAGGCACGATGGCTTGCAAAATCAAGTATATTGTGGGAAGTTGGGAATGAAAACGGTCATTTTTTCCAAagaaacttttatatttattttacttatttattagagagatgggggagaaaatggatgagccagggcctctagctgaaacaaacagaactccagatgcatgcgccaccttgtgcatcaggattgtgtgggaactggggaatcaaacctgtaggCCTCACGGGCAGGTggattaactactaagccatctctgtggacttaaaatattccatttattttgagagacagatagagacagaatgaacacgctagggcatccagtcactgcaaactccagacgcatgcaccaccttgcgcacctGGCCTTACACAGGTACTGCCGGATctagcctgagtcctttggctttggaggcaagcaccttaaccgctgagccattagctctctagccccaaaaggttatttatttatttttttacaagcatgaccagaattttttttaaaggctttacaGAGGTGAGAAGTTAGCTAAGTCTCAAAGCAAATACAGAGTTAGCAAAATACAGCTTGACAATTTCTTCCCTCCTGCTTCTTAGACGTAAGCAAGTGGGATTTGAGCTTTTATAGACCTACCTTTGTCATCCTTCACTCCTTTTTTCCGTTTTGTCCCCTTGGCGGCAGACTTCGCGTTAGATGGGTTTAGTTGACTAGACATTTTGCATCTATCTTCTTCCCTTGCTGTGTCTGGGCAGCTCCACTGGGGGGAAGAGAAGCTGGTCAGTCATTCCCCCCGGCGTCAGAAAAACCATGTACCCCAGCCTGCTTGAAGGGATGGCACAATCTAAGCCCTCCAGGCACTGTACTGGGCTACCGGTCTATCTTTTACTAGTCGGTTCTCACTTAGTACACAGCACAATGTTGGGGAAGTGGCAGGAGGGCCCACAAAAGTCCGCCAGGGCTGGCGACGCATGGCTGTAATCTCtccacttggggaggcagaggcggatCTTGGGTTCTAAGAGTCTGTTACCTGAGgtactcaaaaaaatcaaaaacttaagagccatgcgtggtggcacacgcctttaatcccagcactcgggaggcaggatcgccatgagttcgaggccaccctgaaactacagagtgaattccaggtcagcctgggccagagtgagatcct contains:
- the Dppa4 gene encoding developmental pluripotency-associated protein 4; protein product: MRRQPWRTFVGPPATSPTLCCVLSENRLVKDRPWSCPDTAREEDRCKMSSQLNPSNAKSAAKGTKRKKGVKDDKDAKPKEEAQDKEPPKPRRKIPVPPLPAVLPPINLIHRDVLRAWCQQLRLSSKGQKVDAYKRLCEYAFPKQKSYLLNIPETSKEARVKASPRKPKVETPLSSSGQQLYSEGTVPLELAPVHEGHVPTLDEPPGLFEEVSTTVVTTTAPEAVLASWARIASSAGRMEEVKAEVPAEVYADRWCVVHGRSLPADGDGWVRLQFHAGQAWVPGKKGQVSALFLLPACTFPPPHLEDNMLCPKCVHRNKILTKSLQ